In Desulfosudis oleivorans Hxd3, the DNA window CGAGCCTTGCCGCGCGGGCCTGCGAGGGTATGGACGTGGTCTTTAATCCCGCCGCCCTGGCCGCGCCCCTCGGTCCATGGAAACGGTTCTGGTCGATCAACGTTGAACTTGTCGACAATGTAATAGCGGGGTGTAAAAAGTCGGGCGTCCGTCGCCTGGTGCATGTCAGTTCCCCCTCTGCTGTTTTTGACGGCAGCGACCACTTTGACGCTGATGAAACGCTTCCCTTTCCAAAAAAGTTTTTAAACTACTACTGCGCGACCAAGGCGGAGAGCGAAAAGCGCGTCCTGGCGGCCAATGGCACAGACCTTGAAACCGTTGCGATCCGGCCACACGCGATCTGGGGGCCAAGAGACCGCACCCTGTTTCCGCGCATTATCGAGCGGGCCAAATCACGCCGTCTCGTTCAGGTAGGAGACGGAACCAATATCATCAGCACCCTTTATGTGGAGAACGGTGCCGATGCCCTGATCCTGGCGGCCACCGCGGATAGAGCACCGGGTAACGTCTATTTTGTGACGGACAACGACACGGTTAACCTGTGGGGCTTTTTAAGACGCATACTGAACGACCTGGGTTTGCCACCGATCAGGGCCAGGATCCCTTACCCGCTTGCTTATACACTTGGCGCCACTCAGGAGGTATTATGGACGGTTCTGAAGTTGTCCGGCGAGCCGACCATTACCCGCTATTCCGCTGCCGAACTCGCTAAAAATCACAGCTATTCCATAGATCGCGCCCGT includes these proteins:
- a CDS encoding NAD-dependent epimerase/dehydratase family protein is translated as MKAVVTGGGGFLAGHLIDKLVEAGHSVRTVELPGRNVQRLKDLDVEIVTGDLCDPSLAARACEGMDVVFNPAALAAPLGPWKRFWSINVELVDNVIAGCKKSGVRRLVHVSSPSAVFDGSDHFDADETLPFPKKFLNYYCATKAESEKRVLAANGTDLETVAIRPHAIWGPRDRTLFPRIIERAKSRRLVQVGDGTNIISTLYVENGADALILAATADRAPGNVYFVTDNDTVNLWGFLRRILNDLGLPPIRARIPYPLAYTLGATQEVLWTVLKLSGEPTITRYSAAELAKNHSYSIDRARTDLGYEPTVSREEGLQRFYEWVRNNLL